One stretch of Chitinophaga pendula DNA includes these proteins:
- a CDS encoding sensor histidine kinase, with protein MKALLLLLIRSRYTLLTALFYVCWLLPAAAQEQVIELSDAQPLQLAEFQQLQVHIEKDTSLQLQDILSGKQFKPLDKQIANFGVSSEVVWLKFTIHNQTRQPLQLVVGNPVLDYVDFYYPGVGGRYEVIKGGELTPFELRPIKHQNFIYNLHIPYGQTQTFYLRVKSHESIIIPIFAGTEEEVRKKNNIDDLVMWLYIMVLIVMIFYNTFIFSTVKDWSYFYYILYIAGVGLTQVCLHGFGYRYLWHNNIFITEQSVFWTGALSGITVALFVQRFLHVKERAPLAYKFFNGFIYLYVLAVVLALLRFYALSYLLIDVLAITGVCYILGFALTQVFKRYRPARFFIIAWFIFILAVMVFVLKDTGIVPYNFLTTNIVLIGSALEVILLSLALADKINTYKKEKEDSQAMALSVSQENERLVREQNIILETKVNERTEALQMANNDLNVALSSLKEAQTQLVEKEKMASLGQLTAGIAHEINNPINFVTSNIKPLKLDIEDLKTLLSMYEQYGNQSGDAPSLQEIDSFKKQIDIDYIHEEISSLLKGIEDGAARTAEIVKGLRTFSRLDESDVKYVDIHEGIDSTLVLLRNSIPPTVTVVKDYGDLPKVECYAGKINQVFMNILTNGLNAIKMKDASGEGTITITTRRESNGFVSIGIRDTGIGMPDHVKEKIFDPFFTTKDVGEGTGLGLSIVFSIIEKHHGRIVVESAPGKGAEFIIYLPLNIDNLPS; from the coding sequence TTGAGAAGGATACGAGTTTACAACTCCAGGATATTTTATCGGGCAAACAGTTTAAACCTTTGGACAAGCAGATTGCCAATTTTGGTGTCAGTTCGGAGGTGGTCTGGTTGAAATTCACGATCCACAATCAGACACGGCAGCCATTACAGTTAGTGGTGGGTAACCCGGTGTTGGATTATGTGGATTTTTATTATCCGGGTGTGGGTGGCCGGTATGAGGTGATCAAGGGTGGGGAGTTAACCCCATTTGAGTTAAGGCCTATCAAACATCAGAATTTCATTTACAACCTTCATATCCCTTATGGGCAAACGCAGACATTTTATTTGCGGGTAAAGAGTCATGAGTCGATCATCATTCCCATTTTTGCCGGTACGGAAGAAGAGGTGAGGAAGAAGAATAATATTGACGATCTGGTGATGTGGTTATACATCATGGTACTGATCGTCATGATATTCTATAATACGTTCATATTCAGCACGGTAAAGGACTGGAGTTATTTTTATTACATTCTTTATATCGCTGGGGTGGGGTTAACGCAGGTATGTCTGCATGGGTTTGGCTACCGGTATTTGTGGCATAACAATATTTTCATTACGGAGCAGAGTGTGTTTTGGACGGGTGCGCTATCGGGTATTACGGTAGCGTTGTTCGTGCAGCGGTTCCTGCATGTGAAAGAGCGTGCTCCGCTGGCGTATAAGTTCTTCAATGGTTTCATTTACCTGTATGTGTTGGCGGTAGTGCTGGCGTTGTTGAGGTTTTACGCGTTATCTTACCTGCTTATTGATGTATTGGCGATCACTGGTGTATGTTATATCCTGGGATTTGCGTTGACGCAAGTATTTAAGAGGTATCGTCCGGCGCGTTTTTTCATCATTGCGTGGTTTATTTTTATCCTGGCGGTGATGGTCTTTGTGTTAAAGGATACGGGTATAGTACCTTATAATTTTCTTACTACCAATATCGTGTTGATTGGTTCGGCGTTGGAGGTGATATTACTTTCTTTGGCGCTGGCGGATAAGATCAACACTTACAAGAAGGAGAAGGAGGATTCGCAGGCGATGGCGCTGTCGGTATCGCAGGAGAATGAGCGATTGGTGAGGGAGCAGAATATTATATTGGAGACTAAAGTGAACGAGCGTACGGAGGCGTTACAGATGGCCAATAATGATTTGAATGTGGCGTTGAGTAGTTTGAAGGAGGCGCAGACGCAGCTGGTGGAGAAGGAGAAGATGGCATCGCTTGGTCAGTTGACGGCTGGTATTGCGCATGAGATCAACAATCCCATTAATTTTGTAACTTCCAATATCAAACCCCTGAAGCTCGACATAGAAGATCTGAAAACCTTGCTGAGTATGTACGAGCAATACGGTAATCAATCGGGGGATGCTCCTTCCCTGCAGGAGATTGATTCGTTTAAAAAGCAGATTGACATAGATTATATCCATGAAGAGATCTCGTCATTGCTGAAAGGCATTGAGGACGGTGCTGCCCGTACGGCAGAAATCGTGAAGGGGTTGCGGACATTCAGCCGGCTGGATGAGAGTGATGTAAAGTATGTGGATATACATGAGGGGATTGATTCTACGTTAGTGTTGCTGCGAAATAGTATTCCTCCTACGGTGACGGTGGTAAAGGATTATGGGGATCTGCCGAAGGTAGAATGTTATGCGGGGAAGATCAACCAGGTATTTATGAATATCCTGACGAATGGGTTGAATGCTATAAAAATGAAGGATGCCAGTGGAGAAGGGACGATCACGATCACGACACGCCGGGAGTCAAATGGGTTTGTATCAATTGGGATAAGGGATACGGGTATCGGGATGCCTGATCATGTAAAGGAGAAGATCTTTGATCCTTTCTTTACCACCAAGGATGTCGGCGAGGGTACGGGACTTGGATTGTCAATCGTATTCAGCATTATAGAGAAACATCATGGCCGTATAGTAGTAGAATCGGCGCCGGGCAAAGGTGCAGAATTTATTATATATTTACCTTTAAATATTGATAATCTACCGTCTTAA
- a CDS encoding ATP-binding response regulator: MKDNRIRILYIDDEVHNLNAFKASFRRSYEIYTANSAQEGKQLLRSIDVHIIIADQKMPISTGVDFFNEIKDVLPDPIRILLTGYTDVEDIIDAINKGHIYSYIKKPWDENELHRTINNAFEIFTARKQLKEKIEELEKTNDELNRFIYSTSHDLRSPLMSVLGIINLTRLDNSVTDPNGYLDMIESCILKLDGFIQKIIEYYRNSRLEVEYEKIDFSLLLQDCINAFKHQNTAIEFHTQVDQSFDFKGDTFRISVILNNLISNAVKYQKPDEAHPRVNLLVKVEPHKASIIIADNGIGILSEHLNNIFKMFFRSKNNNKPGSGIGLYIVKEALNKIGGTINVESKYGEGTQFEITIPNRNDFDT, from the coding sequence ATGAAAGATAACCGCATCAGAATATTGTACATAGACGATGAAGTGCATAACCTCAACGCCTTTAAAGCCAGCTTTCGCCGGAGTTATGAGATCTATACTGCCAACTCAGCCCAGGAAGGCAAGCAACTGCTTCGTAGCATTGATGTACATATTATCATTGCTGACCAGAAGATGCCTATTTCTACCGGTGTAGATTTTTTTAACGAGATCAAGGATGTATTACCTGACCCTATACGCATTTTGTTGACCGGTTATACCGATGTAGAGGATATCATTGATGCGATCAACAAGGGGCATATTTATTCGTATATTAAGAAGCCCTGGGATGAGAATGAGTTGCACCGTACGATAAACAATGCTTTTGAGATATTTACGGCGCGTAAGCAGTTAAAGGAGAAAATAGAAGAGTTGGAAAAGACGAATGATGAGCTAAACCGGTTCATTTATTCTACTTCTCACGATCTGCGTTCTCCGCTGATGTCTGTACTGGGTATTATTAACCTGACCCGATTGGATAATTCGGTTACGGACCCGAATGGTTACCTGGACATGATAGAGTCTTGTATCCTTAAGCTGGACGGATTTATTCAGAAGATCATCGAATATTATCGTAACTCCAGGCTGGAAGTGGAATATGAGAAGATTGATTTTTCGCTGTTGCTACAGGATTGTATCAATGCTTTTAAACACCAGAACACGGCTATCGAGTTTCACACGCAGGTGGATCAGTCTTTTGACTTCAAGGGAGATACTTTTCGGATCAGTGTGATATTAAACAACCTTATTTCCAATGCTGTCAAGTACCAAAAGCCGGATGAGGCGCATCCGCGGGTAAACCTGCTGGTAAAAGTGGAACCCCATAAGGCTTCTATCATTATTGCAGATAATGGTATAGGCATTCTGAGTGAGCATCTGAACAACATTTTCAAGATGTTTTTCCGATCAAAGAACAATAACAAGCCGGGCAGCGGGATAGGTTTGTATATTGTGAAGGAGGCCCTGAATAAGATCGGAGGGACTATCAATGTTGAATCCAAGTATGGAGAGGGCACTCAATTTGAAATAACTATTCCCAACAGAAATGATTTCGATACCTGA
- a CDS encoding response regulator — protein MISIPDLRVILIDDNEIDLLLHEKLITLQRISRTVLSFTNANKALEYLSSNITLPKIPPTLILLDIQMPEMDGFEFLQAFDAYPAKIKSQCNIIMVSSSLDFSDISRTNANPLVVKLLRKPLLIKDLKETVQAIFKDFQ, from the coding sequence ATGATTTCGATACCTGATCTGCGCGTTATACTGATAGATGACAACGAAATAGATCTGCTGTTGCACGAGAAGCTTATTACTCTTCAGCGTATCAGCCGTACGGTCCTTTCATTTACCAATGCAAATAAGGCGTTGGAGTACTTGTCGTCGAATATAACGCTTCCCAAAATACCTCCTACCCTTATCTTGCTGGACATACAGATGCCGGAGATGGACGGTTTTGAGTTTTTGCAGGCGTTTGACGCTTACCCTGCGAAGATCAAGTCGCAGTGCAACATCATTATGGTATCTTCATCGTTGGATTTTAGTGATATCAGCCGTACCAATGCTAATCCACTTGTGGTCAAACTACTTCGTAAGCCCTTACTGATAAAGGATCTGAAAGAAACCGTCCAGGCTATCTTCAAAGATTTTCAATAA